From Pelmatolapia mariae isolate MD_Pm_ZW linkage group LG22, Pm_UMD_F_2, whole genome shotgun sequence, a single genomic window includes:
- the ndufs5 gene encoding NADH dehydrogenase [ubiquinone] iron-sulfur protein 5 — protein sequence MPFVDLQSRLGINLDRWLLLQSGEQPNKRAARCHAFEKEWIECSHGIGQTRAKKECQLEFEDFYECMHRQKTHERLHAIRQQRDKLIKEGKYTQPSHHTGKAEQTP from the exons ATGCCGTTCGTGGACCTGCAGTCGCGGCTCGGTATCAACTTGGACCgctggctgctgctgcagagcgGAGAGCAGCCCAACAAGCGGGCGGCACGCTGCCACGCCTTCGAGAAGGAGTGGATCGAATGTTCTCATGGCATCGGGCAGACCCGTGCCAAGAAGGAGTGCCAGCTGGAGTTTGAGGACTTCTATGAGTGCATGCACAGGCAGAAGACG CACGAAAGGCTGCATGCCATCCGTCAGCAGCGCGACAAGCTGATTAAGGAGGGGAAATACACGCAGCCGAGCCACCACACGGGCAAGGCTGAACAGACTCCATGA